The proteins below are encoded in one region of Aequorivita iocasae:
- a CDS encoding DUF4230 domain-containing protein codes for MRNILLGIVIAFVIVFGLRYCENRKDNREQLEANTALIQKELKNVGKLIVTEGSYAQVFSYSDSKDLMYGLFDARKRALIVVNAKATIAYDLSEVKTDIDETTKTVTITNIPEPELSINPNIQYYDVTQDYLNQFTATDYNKIKSRVEKSLRKKIEASELRTNAENRLISELQKIYILTNSMGWTLKYNSTIVENEAELQKLKL; via the coding sequence ATGCGAAATATCCTTCTCGGAATTGTAATCGCCTTTGTTATCGTCTTCGGTCTTCGTTATTGTGAAAACCGAAAAGACAATCGCGAACAATTGGAAGCCAACACGGCACTGATTCAAAAAGAACTGAAAAACGTGGGCAAGTTAATTGTTACTGAAGGGAGTTATGCGCAGGTTTTTAGTTATAGCGACAGCAAGGATTTGATGTACGGCCTATTCGACGCGCGAAAAAGGGCATTGATTGTGGTCAATGCCAAGGCAACAATTGCCTATGATTTAAGTGAAGTGAAAACTGATATTGATGAAACTACAAAGACGGTGACCATTACAAATATTCCCGAACCGGAGCTTTCCATAAATCCAAACATACAGTATTACGATGTTACACAAGATTACTTAAACCAGTTCACCGCAACAGATTACAACAAAATAAAAAGCCGGGTTGAAAAGTCGCTACGAAAAAAGATTGAAGCTTCAGAATTGCGCACGAATGCCGAAAACAGGTTAATTTCTGAACTTCAGAAAATTTATATTCTCACCAACTCAATGGGGTGGACGCTTAAATACAATTCCACAATAGTCGAAAACGAAGCGGAGCTGCAAAAGCTGAAACTATAG
- a CDS encoding thermonuclease family protein, with translation MYQYKAKVIDVYDGDTITAMVDLGFYHFQQMKFRLYGIDTPEIRGEEREKGLVVRDIVRAMILDKEVTINSYKDKQEKYGRYLANIIIDGVDLNQWLVQNGHAKEYML, from the coding sequence ATGTATCAATACAAAGCAAAGGTTATAGACGTTTATGATGGAGATACCATTACCGCGATGGTAGATTTAGGGTTTTACCATTTTCAGCAAATGAAATTTCGACTCTATGGAATAGACACTCCAGAAATTAGAGGAGAGGAAAGAGAAAAGGGATTAGTGGTTCGCGATATTGTGCGGGCTATGATTCTGGATAAGGAGGTTACCATAAACTCTTATAAGGACAAGCAGGAAAAGTACGGTCGCTATCTCGCAAACATTATTATAGACGGCGTTGATTTGAACCAATGGCTAGTGCAGAACGGGCATGCAAAGGAATATATGCTATAG
- a CDS encoding rhodanese-like domain-containing protein: MGLFDFLFGNKTKKIQDFKSRGAIIVDVRSKGEYESGAIPGSKNIPLQHLSSKIGELKKLNKPVIACCASGMRSASAAGILKSNGIEAMNGGGWFSLSQKL; this comes from the coding sequence ATGGGACTATTTGATTTTTTATTCGGAAACAAAACAAAGAAAATACAGGATTTTAAAAGCCGCGGCGCTATAATCGTAGATGTTCGTAGCAAAGGCGAATATGAAAGCGGCGCCATTCCCGGGTCTAAAAACATTCCACTACAGCATCTTTCGTCAAAAATTGGCGAATTAAAAAAATTGAATAAACCCGTAATTGCCTGCTGTGCCAGTGGTATGCGCAGTGCGAGTGCGGCGGGAATTCTAAAAAGTAACGGCATAGAGGCCATGAACGGCGGTGGATGGTTTAGTTTGAGCCAGAAATTATAA
- a CDS encoding aromatic amino acid hydroxylase yields the protein MESKIETNDLLDRLPPHLKQYIKPQNYEQYTPINQAVWRYVMRKNVDYLAKVAHESYVEGLKKTGISIDEIPSMYGMNRILKEIGWAAVAVDGFIPPNAFMEFQGYKVLVIASDIRQLENIEYTPAPDIIHEGAGHAPIIASPDYAEYLRRFGEVGAKAISSAHDIDMYEAVRELSILKEAEGISQELINAAEARVEELQNKKVKPSEISLIRNLHWWTVEYGMVGTVENPKIYGAGLLSSIGESVWCMKEEVKKIPYSIEAAYQDFDITKPQPQLYVTPDFAYLQEVLEEFANTMAVRKGGWRGLKKLIKSKQLGTIEISTGLQISGHFSRMIKNDDNEVVYFETEGETALSYREKEVIGHGIVRHKRGFRSPLGKLKGINLAIENMGPRDLQAYNFYDGKPISFEFESGITVAGLNVTGIRNLRGELMLIQFTDCTVKYKDEVLFSPEMGDFDMAVGKEIVSAFAGAADYHSFNLVTHNATSETIRPQLSEKESELNSLYKGVREIRNSEEIDATKLQQFFKILKENHQTDWLLPLEIYELVAQSHSNFSEEVLKHLLNLKQPRPKVAHLIEGGLALLETKEIIN from the coding sequence ATGGAAAGCAAGATTGAAACCAACGACCTGCTGGACCGGTTACCGCCACACTTAAAACAATATATAAAACCACAGAATTATGAGCAATACACGCCCATAAACCAAGCAGTGTGGCGCTATGTAATGCGAAAAAACGTGGATTATCTGGCCAAGGTTGCACACGAAAGTTACGTGGAGGGTTTGAAAAAGACCGGGATTTCCATAGATGAAATTCCATCGATGTATGGGATGAATCGTATTTTGAAAGAAATAGGTTGGGCTGCCGTTGCTGTTGACGGATTTATTCCGCCCAATGCTTTTATGGAATTTCAGGGGTATAAAGTTCTTGTAATTGCCAGCGACATCCGCCAGCTGGAAAACATAGAATACACTCCAGCCCCCGATATTATTCACGAAGGCGCGGGCCATGCCCCCATTATTGCAAGTCCCGATTATGCCGAATATCTGCGGCGTTTTGGGGAAGTGGGCGCAAAGGCAATTTCCAGTGCGCACGATATTGATATGTATGAAGCTGTTCGTGAGCTTTCGATTTTAAAGGAAGCAGAAGGTATCTCTCAGGAATTGATAAATGCGGCCGAAGCCCGTGTGGAGGAACTTCAAAACAAAAAAGTAAAACCTTCAGAAATATCCTTGATCCGAAATTTGCATTGGTGGACTGTTGAATACGGAATGGTTGGCACGGTTGAAAACCCAAAGATTTATGGTGCAGGATTGCTATCTTCCATTGGCGAAAGCGTTTGGTGCATGAAAGAAGAAGTGAAGAAAATTCCCTACTCTATTGAGGCGGCTTATCAAGATTTCGACATTACGAAACCACAGCCACAACTTTACGTAACGCCAGATTTTGCCTATTTGCAGGAAGTTTTGGAAGAGTTTGCGAATACCATGGCCGTTCGGAAAGGCGGTTGGCGTGGCTTGAAAAAACTTATAAAATCGAAACAGCTCGGCACGATTGAAATTAGCACGGGACTTCAAATTAGCGGTCACTTTTCACGAATGATCAAAAACGACGATAACGAAGTTGTCTATTTTGAAACTGAAGGCGAGACCGCACTCTCATACCGTGAAAAAGAAGTAATCGGTCACGGAATAGTTCGGCATAAAAGAGGGTTTCGTTCGCCATTGGGGAAATTAAAGGGAATCAATCTAGCCATTGAAAACATGGGGCCGCGCGATTTGCAGGCATATAATTTTTATGATGGAAAACCGATTTCCTTCGAGTTTGAAAGCGGAATAACCGTTGCAGGTTTGAACGTCACCGGAATTCGAAACCTTCGCGGGGAACTGATGCTCATTCAATTTACGGACTGCACTGTAAAATATAAAGACGAAGTGTTGTTTTCTCCAGAAATGGGCGATTTCGATATGGCCGTGGGCAAAGAAATTGTTTCCGCCTTTGCGGGCGCTGCAGATTATCATTCTTTTAATTTAGTGACGCACAATGCTACCAGCGAAACCATCAGACCCCAACTTTCTGAAAAGGAAAGTGAACTGAATTCCCTTTACAAAGGGGTTCGGGAAATTCGTAATTCTGAAGAAATAGACGCGACAAAACTTCAGCAATTCTTTAAAATTTTAAAAGAAAATCATCAAACCGATTGGCTGCTTCCACTGGAAATTTATGAATTGGTCGCACAATCTCATTCAAATTTTTCCGAAGAAGTTTTAAAGCATCTTTTAAATTTGAAACAACCGCGACCAAAAGTTGCTCATTTGATTGAAGGTGGATTGGCACTTTTAGAAACAAAAGAAATTATTAATTAA
- a CDS encoding TetR/AcrR family transcriptional regulator: MKTISRKEEIIAVASRLFKDKGYKTVSMRDIAKAMDIKAASLYNHINRKQEILSEIILKVSEEFTVGMKKVVSEDITAIDKVEKVIEMHIDITVNHSEALAALNNDWMHLESEDLKAFVKMREDYEENFRSIIKQGIEAGEIKPYHPEVILFSILSTLRTLYLWYQKRGKLDVNILKKDMVSVLIKGII, translated from the coding sequence ATGAAAACAATCTCCCGAAAAGAGGAAATAATTGCGGTAGCCTCCCGTCTTTTTAAGGACAAAGGCTACAAAACTGTTTCTATGAGAGACATCGCAAAAGCAATGGACATAAAGGCTGCGAGTCTTTACAATCATATTAACAGGAAGCAGGAAATTCTTTCCGAAATCATTTTAAAGGTATCTGAAGAATTTACGGTAGGAATGAAAAAAGTGGTTTCGGAGGACATTACTGCAATTGATAAGGTTGAAAAGGTTATTGAAATGCACATTGATATTACGGTAAATCATTCCGAAGCACTTGCGGCCTTGAACAACGATTGGATGCATTTGGAAAGTGAAGATTTAAAAGCTTTCGTGAAAATGCGGGAAGACTATGAAGAAAATTTCCGAAGCATTATAAAACAAGGAATTGAAGCTGGAGAAATAAAGCCATATCATCCCGAAGTGATTCTATTCTCGATACTTTCCACATTGCGAACGCTGTATTTATGGTATCAAAAACGCGGAAAATTGGACGTGAATATTTTGAAAAAAGATATGGTTTCGGTGTTGATAAAGGGAATAATTTAA
- a CDS encoding 2Fe-2S iron-sulfur cluster-binding protein, producing the protein MAKFHKIKVKAVYKETDDCSVITFDVPSDLAENFNFRQGQHLTLKADIDGEDTRRSYSLCSSPIDKQWQVAVKMIPGGKFSTFVNSKLQAGDTLEIMEPSGMFGVEIEAEKAKNYLFFAAGSGITPLLSMIKTHLALEPNSTCKLFYVNRTAKSIIFKEALEQLRNEYFGRLEIYYFLTKERRDIELFNGRFDDEKMKVLIKNFIDIPDTNEVFLCGPEEMVSYVSNYLIDAGLPKELIHFELFVTGLTEEDKKRAERLSQQNVEGVEVTIVDAGKEFQFTMTKDFDNILDAALAAGADLPFACKGGVCSTCKCQILEGSVEMKINYALEEKEVAQNFVLSCQAVPTSEKVKVDFDV; encoded by the coding sequence GTGGCAAAATTTCATAAAATAAAAGTAAAGGCCGTTTACAAAGAGACCGACGATTGCTCGGTGATCACTTTTGACGTGCCTTCAGATTTGGCTGAAAATTTCAATTTTAGACAAGGGCAACATTTAACCTTAAAAGCCGATATTGACGGGGAAGATACTCGTAGGTCCTACAGTTTGTGTTCCAGCCCGATTGATAAGCAATGGCAGGTTGCCGTAAAAATGATTCCTGGGGGTAAATTTTCAACTTTTGTAAATTCAAAATTGCAGGCTGGGGATACGTTGGAAATTATGGAGCCAAGCGGGATGTTTGGGGTGGAAATTGAAGCTGAAAAAGCCAAAAACTATCTGTTTTTTGCCGCCGGAAGTGGGATTACTCCCTTGCTTTCAATGATAAAGACCCATTTGGCGCTTGAACCGAATTCCACTTGCAAGCTGTTTTATGTGAATAGAACGGCGAAATCCATTATCTTTAAAGAAGCTTTGGAGCAGCTTCGAAATGAATATTTCGGAAGACTGGAAATCTATTATTTCCTTACAAAGGAACGTCGAGATATCGAGCTTTTCAACGGGCGTTTTGACGATGAAAAGATGAAAGTGCTGATTAAGAATTTCATCGATATTCCGGATACAAACGAAGTATTTTTGTGCGGTCCCGAAGAAATGGTTAGCTATGTGAGCAATTATTTGATTGATGCAGGTTTACCGAAGGAATTGATTCATTTTGAATTGTTCGTAACCGGATTGACCGAAGAAGATAAAAAACGCGCCGAACGTTTGTCGCAGCAAAATGTGGAAGGGGTGGAAGTGACCATTGTAGATGCAGGAAAAGAATTTCAATTCACAATGACTAAAGATTTTGATAATATCCTCGATGCCGCTCTTGCTGCAGGTGCTGATTTGCCCTTTGCCTGCAAAGGTGGGGTTTGCAGCACTTGCAAATGCCAAATTTTGGAAGGCAGCGTAGAGATGAAAATAAATTATGCTTTGGAAGAAAAGGAAGTGGCGCAAAACTTTGTACTGAGTTGCCAAGCTGTGCCCACTTCGGAAAAAGTAAAAGTTGATTTTGATGTATAA
- the paaA gene encoding 1,2-phenylacetyl-CoA epoxidase subunit PaaA, whose product MTEKDIKNLEEIFEARIARDEKIEPKDWMPEKYRQTHIRQISQHAHSEIIGMLPEGNWITRAPSLRRKAALLAKVQDEAGHGLYLYSACETLGISRDELYEQLHSGKAKYSSIFNYPTITWADMGAIGWLVDGAAIINQVPLCNTSFGPYARAMVRVCKEESFHQRQGYEIMLTLCRGTEEQKAMAQDALNRWWWPSLMMLGPTDAESVHTEQSMKWKLKRKSNDELRQQFIDQTVPQADLLGLTIPDPDLKFNEETGHYDFGEIDWDEFWQVVKGHGPCNKERMNARINAWENGEWVRDAAMAYAEKNENKKVAKAS is encoded by the coding sequence ATGACTGAAAAAGATATAAAAAATTTAGAGGAAATTTTCGAAGCCCGCATTGCGCGCGACGAAAAGATAGAGCCGAAGGATTGGATGCCTGAGAAATACAGGCAAACCCATATTCGGCAGATAAGCCAACACGCGCATTCCGAAATCATTGGGATGCTTCCTGAAGGAAATTGGATTACCCGTGCCCCATCATTGCGCAGAAAGGCTGCATTACTTGCAAAAGTACAGGATGAAGCTGGTCACGGATTGTATCTGTATTCCGCCTGTGAAACCTTGGGTATTTCGCGGGATGAACTTTACGAGCAATTACATTCCGGCAAGGCGAAATATTCTTCCATATTCAACTACCCAACAATCACTTGGGCCGATATGGGCGCCATTGGTTGGCTGGTTGACGGTGCTGCTATTATAAACCAAGTGCCACTTTGCAATACTTCTTTTGGTCCCTACGCTCGTGCAATGGTTCGTGTGTGTAAGGAAGAAAGTTTCCACCAACGACAAGGTTATGAAATTATGCTTACCCTTTGCCGTGGCACCGAGGAGCAAAAAGCTATGGCGCAGGATGCCCTGAACCGTTGGTGGTGGCCAAGTTTGATGATGTTGGGCCCAACGGATGCGGAGTCGGTTCATACAGAGCAATCCATGAAATGGAAACTGAAACGTAAAAGTAATGACGAACTTCGTCAGCAGTTTATAGACCAGACTGTACCTCAAGCTGATCTTTTGGGACTTACAATTCCAGATCCAGACTTAAAATTTAATGAAGAAACCGGCCATTATGATTTCGGCGAAATTGATTGGGATGAATTTTGGCAAGTGGTGAAAGGCCACGGCCCGTGCAATAAAGAACGTATGAACGCCCGTATTAATGCTTGGGAAAATGGAGAATGGGTTCGTGATGCGGCAATGGCGTATGCTGAAAAGAATGAAAATAAAAAAGTAGCAAAAGCGAGTTGA
- a CDS encoding four helix bundle protein yields MNVLNDLKVWKKAMDIAVETYKLSSQFPKEEKYGLTSQIRRSAVSVPSNIAEGAGRNSKGEFKNFIGIANGSAYELFTQLILSHKLNLVSETLVEPILKEVIEVQKMNYSLIKSLEK; encoded by the coding sequence ATGAATGTTTTAAATGATTTAAAAGTTTGGAAAAAGGCAATGGATATTGCGGTTGAAACTTATAAGTTATCTTCACAATTTCCTAAAGAGGAAAAATACGGACTTACAAGTCAAATAAGAAGAAGTGCTGTTTCTGTTCCGTCAAATATTGCTGAAGGTGCAGGAAGAAATTCTAAAGGTGAATTTAAAAATTTTATAGGTATTGCAAATGGATCGGCCTATGAGCTCTTTACTCAATTAATACTTTCCCATAAACTTAATTTAGTTTCAGAGACTTTGGTGGAACCAATACTCAAGGAAGTGATAGAAGTACAGAAAATGAATTATTCATTAATTAAATCCTTAGAAAAATAA
- the paaB gene encoding 1,2-phenylacetyl-CoA epoxidase subunit PaaB: protein MKKNWPLWEIFVRSKNGLEHRHFGSLHAADAEMALENARDVYTRRNEGVSIWVVESKHITASNPADNGELFEPAQDKVYRHPTFYDLPDEVKHM, encoded by the coding sequence ATGAAGAAAAATTGGCCCCTATGGGAAATATTTGTCCGCAGTAAAAATGGCCTGGAGCACCGTCATTTTGGTAGTCTTCATGCGGCTGATGCAGAAATGGCACTGGAGAATGCACGTGATGTTTACACCCGCAGAAATGAGGGCGTGAGTATTTGGGTGGTAGAAAGTAAACATATTACTGCCTCAAATCCCGCAGATAACGGGGAATTGTTTGAACCCGCACAGGACAAAGTATATCGCCATCCCACTTTTTATGATTTGCCGGATGAGGTGAAACACATGTAG
- a CDS encoding four helix bundle protein: protein MKSNYHFKFEGLQVYQKAMDFGEVINTLVMKFPNHELYALSSQFRRAADSIALNISEGYPGSDAQFIKHINYSIYNCNECVSCSTKAKRRNYISQKEDEENRMYLSELTKMLSSLRKKIQERNQ from the coding sequence ATGAAAAGTAACTATCATTTTAAATTTGAAGGATTACAAGTTTATCAAAAAGCTATGGATTTCGGTGAGGTTATTAATACTTTAGTAATGAAATTTCCTAATCATGAACTATATGCCCTTTCTTCACAGTTTAGAAGAGCTGCCGATTCAATTGCACTAAATATTTCAGAAGGATATCCAGGAAGTGATGCGCAATTTATCAAACATATTAACTATTCAATTTATAATTGTAATGAATGTGTCTCTTGTAGCACAAAAGCCAAAAGAAGGAACTACATTTCTCAGAAAGAAGACGAAGAAAACAGAATGTACCTGTCTGAATTAACAAAAATGCTTTCATCGCTTAGAAAAAAAATTCAAGAACGAAACCAATAA
- the paaC gene encoding 1,2-phenylacetyl-CoA epoxidase subunit PaaC: MPNSFIFNYILTIADNSLILAQRLGELCGHGPSLETDIALTNISLDLLGQTRSYYQYAAKISGENKTEDDIAFLRIEREYNNCLLVEQPNTHFGYTLGRQFLFDVYHLLLMEKLQHSPDETLAAIAKKGIKEVSYHKRFSSDWVKRLGDGTEESKAKMQEAIDDLWRFTDELFYMTEAEKQAVKEGIGIDVSTFKEKYYEEVSEVLKEATLTVPENKYFTKGGKEGIHTEQMGYLLADLQYMQRTYPNMQW, encoded by the coding sequence ATGCCTAATTCCTTTATTTTTAATTACATTCTCACAATAGCCGACAATTCCCTAATCCTCGCACAACGATTGGGCGAACTTTGCGGCCACGGACCAAGTTTGGAAACCGACATTGCGCTTACAAATATTTCTTTGGATTTGCTCGGACAAACACGTAGTTACTATCAATACGCCGCAAAAATTTCCGGAGAAAATAAGACCGAGGACGATATCGCTTTCCTAAGAATTGAAAGGGAATATAACAATTGCTTGCTCGTGGAGCAGCCCAATACCCATTTTGGATATACTCTGGGGCGCCAATTTTTATTTGATGTCTATCACTTATTGTTGATGGAAAAATTGCAGCACAGTCCCGATGAAACCTTGGCTGCAATCGCCAAAAAAGGAATAAAGGAAGTTAGCTATCACAAACGTTTTTCATCGGATTGGGTGAAGCGTTTGGGCGATGGAACTGAGGAAAGTAAAGCAAAAATGCAGGAAGCAATTGATGATCTTTGGCGATTTACCGATGAACTTTTCTATATGACAGAAGCTGAAAAGCAGGCTGTAAAAGAAGGAATTGGCATTGATGTTTCAACTTTTAAAGAAAAATATTACGAGGAAGTTTCCGAAGTTTTAAAGGAAGCAACCCTAACAGTTCCCGAAAATAAATATTTTACCAAAGGCGGAAAAGAAGGAATCCACACAGAGCAAATGGGCTATTTGTTGGCAGATTTGCAATATATGCAACGAACGTACCCGAATATGCAATGGTAA
- the paaD gene encoding 1,2-phenylacetyl-CoA epoxidase subunit PaaD encodes MTLTEKPNIQENLIPVLKTVSDPEIPVLSVLDLGVIREAVEENGIVKIKLTPTYSGCPAMDVIGDDLKKAFSEIGKKAEVELILSPAWSTDWISEEGLQKMEKYGIARPLSESHDKDVLLGEKKLVKCPQCGSTNTHLVSQFGSTACKALFKCDDCQEPFDYFKCLK; translated from the coding sequence ATGACACTTACAGAAAAACCGAACATACAAGAAAATTTGATTCCAGTTCTGAAAACCGTTTCAGATCCAGAGATTCCCGTGCTTTCTGTTTTGGATTTGGGTGTAATTCGCGAAGCGGTTGAAGAAAATGGAATTGTAAAAATTAAACTTACACCCACATATTCTGGATGCCCGGCAATGGACGTAATTGGCGATGATTTAAAAAAGGCTTTTTCGGAAATAGGGAAAAAAGCCGAGGTGGAATTAATTCTTTCCCCTGCCTGGTCAACAGATTGGATTTCAGAAGAAGGGCTTCAAAAAATGGAGAAATACGGTATTGCCCGACCGCTTTCTGAATCGCATGACAAAGACGTTTTACTTGGCGAAAAAAAACTGGTGAAATGTCCGCAATGCGGAAGCACAAATACCCATTTGGTCAGCCAATTTGGTTCCACGGCTTGCAAAGCGCTTTTTAAATGTGATGATTGCCAGGAACCGTTCGATTACTTTAAATGTTTAAAATAA
- a CDS encoding enoyl-CoA hydratase-related protein, with protein sequence MNKSITTQIENKVATLTLNRPEVFNSFNREMALLLQNELDACEKNPEVRAIVITGSGKAFCAGQDLKEVTSPELNPGFKKILEEHYNPIIQRIRNIEKPVIAAVNGVAAGAGANIALACDVVVSSENASFIQAFSKIGLVPDSAGTFFLPRLIGFQKASALMMLGDKVSAAEAEKLGMVYKVVSSEIFSEEVNNIADTLANMPTKALGLTKRLLNNSMQNSLEEQLNLESKLQIESAQSEDYAEGVDAFVNKRKPNFKGN encoded by the coding sequence TTGAATAAAAGTATAACCACCCAAATAGAAAATAAAGTAGCAACGCTAACACTAAACCGGCCGGAGGTTTTTAACAGCTTCAATCGCGAGATGGCGCTTCTGCTCCAAAATGAATTGGATGCGTGTGAAAAAAATCCAGAAGTTCGCGCGATTGTTATCACAGGAAGTGGAAAAGCTTTCTGTGCGGGGCAGGATTTAAAGGAAGTCACATCGCCGGAACTGAATCCCGGTTTCAAAAAAATTCTCGAAGAACATTACAATCCCATTATTCAAAGAATTCGAAATATTGAAAAACCGGTAATTGCCGCCGTAAATGGCGTTGCGGCAGGAGCAGGGGCAAATATTGCTTTAGCTTGCGATGTGGTTGTTTCTTCAGAAAACGCGAGTTTTATTCAAGCCTTCAGCAAAATTGGATTGGTTCCGGATAGCGCAGGAACCTTCTTTTTGCCACGGTTGATTGGGTTTCAAAAAGCATCGGCTTTAATGATGTTGGGCGATAAAGTCTCTGCGGCAGAAGCTGAAAAGTTGGGGATGGTTTATAAAGTGGTTTCTTCAGAAATTTTTTCGGAAGAAGTAAATAATATTGCGGATACACTTGCAAATATGCCAACAAAAGCATTGGGATTAACGAAGCGTTTGTTGAACAATTCAATGCAGAATTCCTTGGAGGAACAATTGAATTTGGAAAGCAAACTCCAGATAGAATCTGCCCAAAGTGAGGACTATGCGGAAGGAGTTGATGCGTTTGTTAACAAAAGAAAACCAAATTTTAAAGGAAATTAA
- a CDS encoding 3-hydroxyacyl-CoA dehydrogenase NAD-binding domain-containing protein, with the protein MIKNVGIIGAGTMGSGIAQVAATAGCSVKLYDTKTDALEKARTDLVKIMDRLVEKGKIIQEEKDRIQSNIQYVSSLKDLSNSDLTIEAIVENLDIKKNVFSTLEKFVGADCIIASNTSSLSIASIASSLQKPERCIGIHFFNPAPLMKLVEVIPSIQTSEETLNISVKTIKDWGKTVAVAKDTPGFIVNRVARPFYGEALRIYEEGIASVAEIDSAMKEIGNFRMGPFELMDFIGNDVNYTVTETVFEAFYYDPRYKPSFTQKRFAEAGYLGRKSGKGYYNYSENGQMSVGAQSITNSENELSKEAIFDRILIMLINEAADALFWNIASADDIDNAMTKGVNYPKGLLAWADEKGMDWCVDKMDELYEKYHEDRYRCSPLLRKMKETGSRFFSYEL; encoded by the coding sequence ATGATCAAAAACGTTGGGATTATTGGCGCAGGAACAATGGGCAGCGGCATCGCGCAAGTGGCCGCAACCGCCGGATGTTCAGTAAAATTATACGATACCAAAACGGATGCGCTTGAAAAGGCCAGGACAGATCTCGTAAAAATAATGGATCGTTTGGTGGAAAAGGGAAAAATCATTCAGGAAGAAAAAGATCGTATTCAGAGTAACATTCAATATGTGAGTTCCTTAAAGGATTTATCAAATTCTGATTTGACGATTGAAGCCATTGTAGAAAATCTCGATATAAAGAAAAACGTTTTTTCCACTTTGGAAAAATTTGTGGGCGCCGATTGTATTATTGCGTCAAATACATCGTCGCTTTCTATTGCGTCCATAGCATCTTCGCTGCAAAAACCTGAGCGTTGCATCGGTATTCACTTTTTCAATCCCGCGCCTTTGATGAAATTGGTTGAGGTTATCCCTTCTATCCAAACTTCCGAAGAAACATTAAATATTTCAGTAAAGACAATTAAGGACTGGGGCAAAACCGTTGCTGTGGCAAAGGATACTCCGGGATTTATTGTAAATCGTGTTGCCCGTCCATTTTACGGTGAAGCACTTCGCATTTATGAGGAAGGAATCGCATCTGTTGCTGAAATAGATTCCGCAATGAAAGAAATCGGTAATTTCAGGATGGGGCCTTTCGAATTGATGGATTTTATTGGTAACGATGTAAATTACACCGTTACCGAAACTGTTTTTGAGGCCTTTTATTACGATCCGCGCTACAAACCTTCATTTACCCAAAAGCGATTTGCGGAAGCAGGTTATTTGGGAAGAAAGAGTGGAAAGGGGTATTATAATTATTCTGAAAATGGACAAATGTCAGTCGGAGCGCAATCAATCACTAATTCTGAAAATGAATTATCAAAAGAAGCTATTTTCGACAGAATCCTGATAATGCTAATAAACGAAGCTGCCGACGCGCTTTTTTGGAACATCGCTTCGGCAGATGATATTGATAATGCAATGACCAAAGGTGTAAACTATCCGAAAGGATTGCTGGCTTGGGCCGATGAAAAGGGAATGGATTGGTGTGTTGATAAAATGGACGAACTTTACGAAAAATATCACGAAGATAGATATCGTTGTTCGCCCTTGTTGCGGAAAATGAAGGAAACAGGTAGTAGGTTTTTTAGCTATGAGCTATGA
- a CDS encoding four helix bundle protein, translating to MFESEYHFSFENLLVYQKAMVFGEVVDKLVESFPKKEMYRLSSQFCRAADSIAANISEGSGSSDPNFNRYLKMAWDSSHECVTWNSKAYLRKYISHEEFENNRKSLTELGKMISSLRRKLNSK from the coding sequence ATGTTTGAAAGTGAATACCATTTTAGTTTTGAAAATTTATTGGTTTATCAGAAAGCCATGGTTTTTGGTGAAGTAGTGGATAAATTAGTGGAATCATTTCCAAAAAAAGAAATGTATCGTTTATCTTCTCAGTTTTGTCGGGCTGCAGATTCAATCGCCGCGAATATTTCAGAAGGTTCTGGAAGTTCAGACCCTAATTTTAATCGATATTTAAAAATGGCCTGGGATTCAAGCCACGAGTGTGTAACTTGGAATTCAAAAGCATATTTAAGAAAATATATTTCTCATGAAGAATTTGAAAACAATAGGAAATCTTTAACAGAATTAGGAAAAATGATTTCATCGCTAAGACGAAAATTAAATTCTAAATAA